The sequence TCCCGGAGACCCACGGGGCGGCGCGGGAGCGGATCGCCACCGCGGCCCGGCGGCTCGCCGCGGAAGTCCGGGGGTCGGCGTTGCTCGTCGGCCACGGGATCACCGTCGCCGGCGTCGTCGAGGGGCTGGTCGGCCCGGAGGTCGACGCCGACGCGCCGCTGTGTGGGGTGACCCGGCTGGAAGCCGACGCTGACGGGGGGTGGCGGCTCGACTACACCGGCGACACCTCGCATCTGAACGTGTAAGTGAGGGCGTGAGCGAAAGGAAAACGACACCGAAGACCGGCCGCGAGGGCCGTCAGGCGAGGTTACTCGCTTTCGGCTTCCTTCCGGGCGTTGAGCTTGGCCTGCTCGCGGGCGCTCGGGTTGACCGACTCCTTGAACGGAACCTTCGCGACGGTGGCGAAGGTGGGTTCGTCGGGCTCCTCGGAGTACTCGTCGGGGAGGTGGACCTGGAATTCGAGGTCGAGGTCCTCGTCGTAGATCTCGTCGTTGAGCGGCGTGTCCGTGGCTTCCTCGAGCTTCTCGGCGGGCACGTAGCCCATCGCGATGTTGGTTTCGAGGTCCGGGTTCCACCACGGCGAGGTGATGTAACCGCACTCCTCGCCCGTCTCGGGGTCGGAGATGAGCCAGAAGTCCGGCGCGTAGTCACGGATGGGCTCGCCGGCCATCTTGAGGCCGACGAGCTTGTGGGTGAACGGGTAGTTGCCGTTCTCGATCTGCGTTTTTTGTTTTTCGAGTTCCTCCTTGCCGATGTAGTCCGCGTCCTTGTCGTCGGGGACGTGGTAGCCGAGGTTGACCTGGAACGGCGAGGTCTCGAAGTCGAGGTCCTGCCCCCAGGACATGATCCCCGCCGCGATACGGCGGTGGTGACCGGGCGCGATCTGGCGACCGCCGTGGGCCTTGACGCTCTCGTGAACCGGGTCCCACACCTTGTCGGCGTCGACGTGGGCGTTCCGGACGTAGATCTCGAAGCCGGCCTCGCCGGAGAAGCCGGTCTGGCTGATGAGCACGCTGGCGCCGTTGATCTCGGCTTCCATCAGGCCGTAGTAGGGGATCTCCCGAACCTCCTCGCCGACGACGTCGACCATCACGTCCTCGGATTTCGGGCCCTGGATCTGCATCGGCGCGACGTCGATCTCGTCGATCTCGACGTCGAAGTCGTTGTCGACGTTGACGCCCTGCAGCCACTGCATCAGGTTGCTGTCGGAGATGGAGAACCAGAACTCGTCCTCCTCGGGGCGGAGCAGAACCGGGTCGTTGAGAACGCCGCCGTCCTCGTTACAGAGGATGACGTACTTCCCGTCGAGGGCGTCCATTCCGGTCACGTCGCGGGTGACGACGTAGTTCGTCAGCGCTTCGGCGTCGGGGCCCTTCACCCGGATCTGGCGCTCGACCGCGACGTCCCACAGCGTTACGTCGTTGGTCAGCGCGTCGTACTCGGCCATCGCACCGCCGTCCTCGGGCTCGATGAGCCCACGCGGGTGATAGACGCGGTTGTAGACGGTACAGCGCCACGCGCCGTTCTCGACGAACGACTTGTGGAAGAACGGTGACTTGCGAACGCGGGTCGAGACGAGCATCTCGATGCCCGGATCGCCCGTCTGACGGAGGTTCCGTGGGACGGAACGATCGGACTGGTCGACGCTCGGGAAGTTCGGATTGTCGGCGTCTCCTGACATCCAATAGACTGTGGATATAGACCTCAATAAAGGATCACCCTGATAGTCCCGTACGTTTATCCCGTGGCCGGCGAGGCGGGTGCGACAAACAACTTATTTCCGTCGGGTCCTTACCCCCGGTATGGAACGTGAGCAGCGACCACCACCCGGGCCCGACGCCGCCCGGGCCTACCGATTGGGAATGATCACCGGCGGGATCGTCGGTCTGGTGGTCGCCGGCGCGCTCTACTGGACTGGCGCCCTCACGCTGTTGACGCTCGGTTACGTGATGATCGCGCTGTTCCCCGTCTACCTGATCGCGGTCGCGGTCCTCCTCAGCGTCTGGCTCGGGTACGACAAGGACGTCACCTCCCTCCGGCCGGTGTACAGAACGAAACAGTGATTCCGGTCCCGTGACACGGGCGGCTATGGCGCGGCTGGAACGGCTCCGGATCTACCCGGTGAAGGGGCTCGACGGGGTCGACGTCGGGACGGCCGACGTGCGGGCGGGCGGGACGCTCGACGGCGACCGCGAGTACGCACTCCTCGACGCCGACGGCGACCCGCTCAACGGGAAACGCACCGCCGCGGTCCACGACCTCGACGCCGGCTTCGACCCCGACTCCGGAACCCTGACACTCGAGACGGACGCGGGGGAGACCGAGCGGTTCGCGCTCCCCGCGGATCGGGACCGCGCGTCGGCGTGGTGCAGCGACGTTTTCGACGGGGAGTTCACGCTCGAACGGGACGACGAGCGGGGGTTCGTGGACCGCCCGGGGATGGGGCCGTCGGTGGTCAGCACCGCGACGCTCGAAACCGTGGCGTCGTGGTTCGACGGCCTGACGGTCGGAAGCGTCCGGCGCCGGCTCCGCGCGAACCTCGAGGTGAGCGGGGTCGACCCGTTCTGGGAGGACCGGTTCGTCGGCGAGGCCGCCCCGGAGTTTGCGGTCGGCGGCGTGCGGTTCGAGGGGGTCGAACCGTGTGGCCGGTGTGTGGTTCCGTCCCGCGATCCGGACACCGGCGAGGCGCTCCCGGAGTTTAGAGAGCGGTTCATCGAGAAGCGTCGGGAGACGTTCCCCGACTTCGCCGACCCCGACACGTTCGACCACTTCTTCGCAGTGATGATCCTCGCGCGGGTGCCGGCGGCCGCGGAGCGGCCCACGCTCCGGGTCGGGGAGCCGGTCGAGGTCGTGTGAGCACGGGGTCCGCCAGCGATGACACCGATCAGTCCGGCCGCTCGCGCTCCGCGATGGTGGCCGCGATGAGGTTCCGCATCCCGCGTCGGAGCCGCCCGCTCATCGCCGTCGACGACAACTCCATCCGGTCGGCCACCTCCCCCAGGGAGATGTCCCGGGGTTCGTTGAAGTAGCCCTCCGAGAAGGCGAGTTGGAGCGCCGCCCGCTGTTCGTCGGTGAGGCCGTACGACGACTCCCCGCCGGCGTCGTCGTTGCTGTAGATCTCGATGATGTCGAGAGCGATGTCGTTGGCGATCGCGTACTCCCAGATGGCGTTCAACGCGGCGCGGTCCGGCAGCAGCAGGTGGACCAGCCAGCCGCCGTTCTCGGTTTCGGTGTGGACCAGAAAGCCGTTCTCCTCGGTGACGATGCTGCTTATCAGCCGGGTCTGCGGGGTGTGCTCGATGTGGTAGATCGCGGTGTCGTCGGTGCGGTCGATCAGCTCGAACGCCTCGACGGTCCCGTCCTCTGCGAGCGTCGCTTCGAGTTCCTCAGCGTCGTCGTACTCGACGAGGAACGGGAAGTACGTCGACC comes from Halobellus ruber and encodes:
- a CDS encoding MOSC domain-containing protein, translating into MARLERLRIYPVKGLDGVDVGTADVRAGGTLDGDREYALLDADGDPLNGKRTAAVHDLDAGFDPDSGTLTLETDAGETERFALPADRDRASAWCSDVFDGEFTLERDDERGFVDRPGMGPSVVSTATLETVASWFDGLTVGSVRRRLRANLEVSGVDPFWEDRFVGEAAPEFAVGGVRFEGVEPCGRCVVPSRDPDTGEALPEFRERFIEKRRETFPDFADPDTFDHFFAVMILARVPAAAERPTLRVGEPVEVV
- a CDS encoding helix-turn-helix domain-containing protein; the protein is MSITAKVHIEHDYLSLVPTLRALDDVKIRVITQGTTDPGSTYFPFLVEYDDAEELEATLAEDGTVEAFELIDRTDDTAIYHIEHTPQTRLISSIVTEENGFLVHTETENGGWLVHLLLPDRAALNAIWEYAIANDIALDIIEIYSNDDAGGESSYGLTDEQRAALQLAFSEGYFNEPRDISLGEVADRMELSSTAMSGRLRRGMRNLIAATIAERERPD
- a CDS encoding glycine cleavage T C-terminal barrel domain-containing protein is translated as MSGDADNPNFPSVDQSDRSVPRNLRQTGDPGIEMLVSTRVRKSPFFHKSFVENGAWRCTVYNRVYHPRGLIEPEDGGAMAEYDALTNDVTLWDVAVERQIRVKGPDAEALTNYVVTRDVTGMDALDGKYVILCNEDGGVLNDPVLLRPEEDEFWFSISDSNLMQWLQGVNVDNDFDVEIDEIDVAPMQIQGPKSEDVMVDVVGEEVREIPYYGLMEAEINGASVLISQTGFSGEAGFEIYVRNAHVDADKVWDPVHESVKAHGGRQIAPGHHRRIAAGIMSWGQDLDFETSPFQVNLGYHVPDDKDADYIGKEELEKQKTQIENGNYPFTHKLVGLKMAGEPIRDYAPDFWLISDPETGEECGYITSPWWNPDLETNIAMGYVPAEKLEEATDTPLNDEIYDEDLDLEFQVHLPDEYSEEPDEPTFATVAKVPFKESVNPSAREQAKLNARKEAESE